From Musa acuminata AAA Group cultivar baxijiao chromosome BXJ3-8, Cavendish_Baxijiao_AAA, whole genome shotgun sequence, one genomic window encodes:
- the LOC103996295 gene encoding uncharacterized protein LOC103996295, translated as MKKLGNGKGRRVHPVPPPGAALPAAVMALAAVLTAEDQEVLAYLLSGGGGRWREQRRRRAHPPELECGCFGCYKSFWARWDASPNRHVIHRIIDAVEESLEARECDRGGGGRRRRRSGRGGNKGAILAPNATAVAEAEEAADSLRVEGKVSPALDAEHFPHDDGDDYDDDDGEDEDDEDDDEEEQEMNESNNNNKSKNSVRRFMSFIGETVWGVWN; from the coding sequence ATGAAGAAGCTTGGCAACGGGAAAGGGCGGAGGGTTCACCCTGTCCCACCGCCGGGGGCGGCGCTCCCGGCAGCGGTGATGGCCCTGGCGGCGGTTCTCACCGCAGAGGATCAGGAGGTGCTGGCGTACTTGCTCTCCGGCGGCGGCGGGAGGTGGAGGGAGCAGCGACGGCGGCGGGCGCACCCTCCGGAGCTGGAGTGCGGATGCTTCGGGTGCTACAAGAGCTTCTGGGCCCGGTGGGACGCGTCGCCGAACCGGCACGTCATCCACCGCATCATCGACGCCGTCGAAGAGAGCCTGGAGGCCAGGGAGTGCGACCGCGGGGGAGGAGGCCGCCGCCGCAGGCGGAGCGGCCGCGGCGGGAACAAAGGCGCCATCTTGGCGCCGAACGCGAcggcggtggcggaggcggaggaggcggcggaCAGCTTGAGAGTCGAGGGGAAGGTGTCCCCGGCACTGGACGCAGAACACTTCCCgcatgatgatggtgatgactaTGACGACGATGATGGCGAGGATGAGGATGATgaggatgatgatgaggaggagcaAGAAATGAACgagagcaacaacaacaacaagagcaAGAACTCCGTGAGAAGATTTATGAGTTTTATTGGGGAAACAGTGTGGGGAGTTTGGAATTGA
- the LOC103996294 gene encoding uncharacterized protein LOC103996294: MGRHADAGADARPLLTSESYARCPSRRDDDLRNFRSCLRWLCLDQSGSGYRAAVSWAVFLLLAVAVPAVSHFVLAFRPQRRPYDLVVQLSLTAASALSFLTLSSVTRSYGLRRFLFLDKLPGETDRVRLGYTFELNQSFRLLSCFVAPCFAAEVAYKLWWYISGAGRIPFVGNPLLSYCVSCALQLASLIYRISSFFLSCVLFRLICHLQILRLEDFAAVFRGESEVEAVLREHLRLRRQLKVISHRFRVFILAGLIMVTASQFAATLVTLRPHSDDNLFNTGELALCSIVLVTGLLICLRSAAKITHKAQALTGHAAKWHVCATIDSYAVDLETTSTIAPDTNHVSPENDADTDDEEASDIDELICTKIVHTHVNTMAFQKRQALVTYLENNRAGITIFGFTVDRAWLHTIFMLEITLFLWLLGKTVGIS; this comes from the exons ATGGGGCGACACGCCGACGCCGGAGCAGACGCCCGGCCGCTCCTGACCTCGGAGTCTTACGCGCGGTGTCCTTCGCGCCGCGACGATGACCTCCGCAATTTCCGCTCCTGTCTCCGCTGGCTCTGCCTCGACCAGTCCGGCAGCGGTTACCGCGCCGCCGTCTCCTGGGCCGTTTTTCTCCTGCTCGCCGTGGCCGTCCCTGCCGTGTCCCACTTCGTGCTCGCCTTCCGCCCCCAACGCCGTCCTTACGACCTCGTCGTCCAGCTGTCCCTCACCGCCGCCTCCGCCCTCTCCTTCCTTACCCTCTCCTCCGTCACCCGCAGCTACGGTCTCcgccgcttcctcttcctcgacaagCTGCCCGGCGAGACCGACCGCGTCCGCCTCGGCTACACCTTCGAGCTCAACCAATCCTTCCGCCTCCTCTCCTGCTTCGTCGCCCCCTGCTTCGCCGCCGAGGTCGCCTACAAGCTCTGGTGGTACATCTCCGGCGCCGGCCGCATCCCCTTCGTGGGGAACCCCCTGCTGAGCTACTGCGTCTCGTGCGCGCTCCAGCTGGCGTCCTTGATCTACCGGATCTCCAGCTTCTTCCTCTCCTGCGTGCTCTTTAGGCTCATATGCCACCTCCAAATCCTGAGGCTGGAGGACTTCGCGGCGGTGTTCCGAGGGGAATCGGAGGTCGAAGCAGTGCTGCGAGAGCATCTCCGGTTGAGGAGGCAGCTCAAAGTAATCAGCCACAGGTTTCGGGTGTTCATATTGGCAGGGTTGATAATGGTCACGGCCAGCCAGTTCGCCGCCACCCTGGTGACTCTCCGGCCACACTCCGACGATAATCTTTTCAACACTGGAGAACTCGCG TTGTGCTCAATTGTGCTCGTGACCGGACTGCTTATATGCTTACGTAGCGCTGCAAAAATCACACACAAAGCTCAAGCACTCACAGGCCATGCTGCAAAATGGCACGTCTGTGCTACTATTGACTCATATGCCGTAGACCTCGAGACAACTTCTACCATTGCTCCTGACACCAATCATGTATCACCTGAAAATGATGCTGACACAGATGATGAAGAAGCCAGTGATATAGATGAATTAATATGTACAAAGATTGTACATACTCATGTGAATACCATGGCCTTCCAAAAGAGACAAGCACTAG TCACATATTTGGAGAACAACAGAGCAGGGATTACCATATTTGGCTTCACGGTGGACCGGGCATGGCTCCATACCATATTTATGCTTGAAATAACTCTATTTTTGTGGCTTCTTGGGAAGACAGTCGGGATATCGTAG
- the LOC103996293 gene encoding zinc finger CCCH domain-containing protein 33 has protein sequence MPNTRHNAVSDSSSDAPTDHIEESVRHLKIEDGDRRKGADGQPNPYPDRPGQPDCSFYLRTGSCSYGSKCKYHHPTIAGQGNHYRGELPQRDGQPDCQFFMKTGTCKFGSTCKYHHPQDKRDTQVLQLNVLSLPLRKDEKSCPYYMRTGTCKFGVACKFNHPQPANVGAMFPESGLPINGYYGSFAPSTGPSLTGELPPWPFSRTTMSSPHMQGLQGFMPLIQPHSQATMPMQQDWSTYMGSIHIPSYSGPRPNHLSNLKNHGQPGSMAPVNFPHRPDQPECQHYIRTGCCRYGSSCKYHHPKERNPPAACTIGPFGLPLRPGEPACTFYATYGSCKYGAACKFDHPYVAVFPLMEQPLAYPYQRGSECTQMTSDNPSCWMPKAPDELMKPERIGELQDLDDIEHDDPSTPTSPSHTAPHSESSSINQSDHC, from the exons ATGCCCAACACCAGGCACAATGCTGTTTCCGATTCCTCCTCGGACGCACCGACCGATCACATTGAAG AATCTGTGAGGCATTTAAAGATCGAGGATGGGGATCGCCGGAAGGGCGCTGATGGGCAGCCGAATCCGTATCCTGACCGCCCTGGACAACCTGATTGCAGTTTCTACTTGAGGACCGGCTCATGCAGTTACGGGAGCAAGTGCAAGTATCACCATCCTACCATCGCTGGGCAG ggaAATCATTATCGAGGTGAACTCCCGCAAAGAGATGGTCAACCTGATTGCCAG TTTTTCATGAAGACAGGAACCTGCAAATTTGGCTCAACCTGTAAATATCACCATCCACAAGATAAGCGTGACACCCAAGTACTTCAGTTAAATGTTTTGAGTCTACCACTGCGAAAG GATGAAAAATCATGTCCCTACTACATGAGGACTGGAACTTGTAAATTTGGAGTTGCCTGCAAGTTTAATCATCCTCAGCCAGCCAATGTTGGAGCCATGTTTCCTGAATCAGGTCTCCCAATTAATGGATATTATGGATCTTTTGCACCGTCAACAGGACCATCTTTAACAGGTGAACTTCCACCATGGCCTTTCTCAAGGACCACCATGTCTAGTCCTCATATGCAAGGGCTCCAAGGTTTCATGCCACTTATTCAGCCGCACAGCCAAGCCACCATGCCTATGCAGCAAGATTGGAGCACATACATG GGCAGTATTCACATTCCCTCTTACAGTGGTCCTAGGCCTAATCATCTATCCAATTTAAAGAACCATGGGCAGCCAGGCTCAATGGCACCAGTTAATTTTCCACACAGACCTGATCAACCAGAATGCCAACACTACATAAGAACAGGGTGCTGCAGATATGGTAGTTCTTGTAAGTACCACCACCCGAAAGAGAGGAACCCACCAGCTGCATGCACTATAGGGCCCTTTGGGCTTCCTCTCAGACCA GGTGAGCCTGCATGCACATTCTATGCTACCTACGGAAGCTGCAAATACGGGGCAGCTTGCAAATTTGATCACCCATATGTGGCTGTGTTCCCTCTGATGGAACAACCACTGGCCTATCCCTATCAAAGGGGTTCAGAATGTACACAGATGACTTCAGACAATCCATCTTGCTGGATGCCAAAAGCACCTGATGAGCTCATGAAACCTGAGAGAATTGGTGAACTGCAGGATTTGGATGACATTGAGCATGATGATCCGTCTACTCCAACTTCTCCATCGCATACTGCTCCTCATTCAGAATCATCATCAATAAATCAATCTGATCACTGTTAG
- the LOC135645693 gene encoding nucleobase-ascorbate transporter 1-like, with product MENISHPPMEQLQDLEYCIDSNPPWVETILLAFQNYILMLGTSVMIPSMLVPLMGGTDADKIRVIQTLLFVSGINTLLQALFGTRLPTIVGGSFSYVIPILYIIRDSSLQQIPDPHERFLQTMRAIQGALIIASSLQIIIGYSQLWGIFSRFFSPLGMAPVIGLVGLGLFDRGFPAVGNCVEIGIPMLLMLIGLSQYLKHYRPFRDIPIFERFPVLICVTIIWIYSLILTAGGAYNHRPARTQNSCRTDRANLISSAPWFKFPYPLQWGAPTFDAGHSVAMMAAVLVSIIESTGAYKAASRLAIATPPPAYVLSRGIGWQGIGVLLDGLFGTGTGSTVSVENVGLLGLTRVGSRRVVQISAGFMIFFSTLGKFGAVFASIPFPIFAALYCVLFGLVASVGISFLQFTNMNSMRNLIITGLSLFLGISVPQYFNDTRVSSGHAPVNTHAGWFNGFLNTIFLSPPTVGLIVSIFLDNTLEVEKSKKDRGMPWWVKFRTFRGDNRNEEFYTLPFNLNRFFPPT from the exons ATGGAGAACATAAGCCACCCTCCAATGGAGCAACTCCAAGACTTGGAATACTGTATCGACTCAAATCCTCCTTGGG TTGAAACTATCTTGTTGGCTTTTCAAAATTACATTCTAATGCTTGGCACCAGTGTGATGATTCCCTCAATGCTTGTTCCACTAATGGGTGGGACTGAT GCTGACAAGATTCGAGTTATACAAACATTGTTGTTTGTATCTGGCATCAACACGCTTTTGCAAGCATTGTTTGGAACACGTTTACCAACCATCGTGGGTGGTTCCTTCTCTTATGTGATACCTATCCTTTATATCATTCGAGACTCATCTTTGCAGCAAATTCCTGATCCACATGAA AGGTTTTTGCAAACTATGCGAGCCATTCAAGGAGCACTAATCATTGCATCCAGTTTGCAGATAATAATTGGTTATAGTCAGCTTTGGGGGATCTTTTCAAG GTTTTTCAGTCCGCTAGGTATGGCACCTGTAATTGGATTGGTTGGCTTGGGACTATTTGATCGAGGTTTCCCTGCT GTAGGAAACTGTGTGGAAATAGGCATTCCAATGCTTTTGATGCTCATTGGGCTGTCACAG TATCTGAAGCACTACAGGCCTTTCAGAGATATTCCCATCTTTGAACGTTTTCCAGTTCTCATCTGTGTCACAATCATTTGGATATATTCTCTTATCCTAACAGCAGGTGGTGCATATAACCATAGACCTGCAAGAACTCAAAACAGCTGTCGCACTGATAGGGCAAATCTAATATCATCCGCTCCTTG GTTCAAGTTCCCATATCCTTTGCAATGGGGTGCACCGACTTTTGATGCTGGCCATTCAGTAGCCATGATGGCTGCTGTATTGGTTTCTATCATAGAG TCAACTGGTGCATATAAGGCAGCATCACGCCTAGCTATTGCAACACCTCCTCCTGCTTATGTATTGAGCCGAGGCATTGGTTGGCAG GGGATAGGTGTACTGCTGGATGGTCTGTTTGGGACGGGAACAGGCTCTACTGTTTCTgt GGAGAATGTTGGGCTTCTTGGACTTACTAGAGTTGGCAGCCGTAGGGTTGTTCAGATTTCTGCTGGATTCATGATATTCTTTTCCACCTTAG GGAAATTTGGAGCCGTCTTCGCATCGATTCCATTTCCTATATTTGCTGCATTGTACTGTGTCCTTTTTGGTCTTGTTG CTTCTGTTGGAATATCATTCCTTCAGTTTACAAATATGAACTCTATGAGAAACCTCATCATCACTGGTCTCTCACTTTTCCTTGGAATATCTGTTCCACAATATTTCAATGATACTCGGGTTTCTTCTGGTCACGCACCTGTAAATACACATGCAGGATGG TTCAATGGGTTCTTGAATACGATATTCCTATCACCTCCAACTGTCGGGTTGATTGTCAGCATATTTCTCGACAACACGTTGGAAGTTGAGAAGTCCAAAAAGGACAGGGGGATGCCATGGTGGGTAAAATTTAGAACCTTCAGAGGCGACAACCGGAACGAGGAGTTCTATACACTTCCTTTCAATCTCAACAGATTCTTTCCGCCTACCTAG
- the LOC135645692 gene encoding endoglucanase 11-like produces MNQQYPLSLSHMFVGMERDEDRRKILESLIPLISFIFLLLPTFNQAAFDYGDALSKSLLYLEAQRSGHLPHGQRITWRGHSGLTDGLEQGVDLVGGYYDAGDHVKFGLPMAFTVTMLSWSVAEYGHAIASAGELEHALEAIKWGTDYFIKAHTHHDVLWAEVGDGDTDHYCWQRPEDMTTSRKAYKIDPDRPGSEVAGETAAAMAAASLVFRETNPHYSHLLLHHAQQLFAFGDKYRGKYDTSIPAVKSYYPSLSGYGDELLWAALWLHRATGREDYLRYAIDNAHELGGTGWDVSEFSWDIKYAGVQILASKLLMEGGRHQLQDEQISILEQYRSRGQHYVCSCLGLNTNGSNVRRTPGGLLFVRQWNNMQYVASASFLLTVFADHLAMSSGEPELHCPRGSLSPQDMLSFVKAQVDYILGSNPLRFSYLVGFGPKYPTRVHHRAASTVSYKVDRSFIGCAQGYDKWFGRRRKNPNVLVGALVGGPDAKDEFRDVRGNYMQTEACTYNTAPMVGVFARFYRPIHK; encoded by the exons ATGAACCAACagtaccctctctctctctctcatatgttTGTAGGAATGGAGAGAGACGAGGACAGAAGGAAGATCCTGGAAAGCTTGATCCCGCTGATTTCATTCATCTTTCTCCTGCTTCCTACCTTCAACCAGGCTGCATTCGACTACGGGGACGCCCTCTCAAAGAGTTTGCTTTACCTCGAGGCGCAGCGATCCGGCCACCTTCCTCATGGCCAGCGCATCACCTGGCGGGGACACTCCGGCCTCACCGATGGGCTCGAACAAGGG GTTGATCTGGTCGGAGGGTACTACGACGCCGGAGATCACGTAAAGTTCGGCCTACCCATGGCTTTTACCGTGACTATGTTGTCATGGAGCGTTGCCGAATACGGGCATGCGATCGCATCGGCCGGGGAGCTCGAGCACGCACTGGAGGCGATAAAGTGGGGGACTGATTACTTCATCAAAGCCCACACTCACCACGATGTTCTGTGGGCTGAG GTTGGAGACGGTGACACCGATCACTACTGTTGGCAGAGACCGGAGGACATGACGACATCGAGGAAAGCGTATAAGATCGACCCGGATCGACCGGGTTCTGAGGTAGCAGGAGAGACAGCAGCAGCAATGGCAGCCGCGTCTCTTGTGTTCAGGGAGACCAACCCGCACTACTCTCACCTCCTCCTGCATCACGCTCAACAG TTGTTTGCGTTCGGGGACAAGTACAGAGGCAAATACGATACCAGCATCCCGGCGGTGAAGAGCTACTACCCGTCGTTGAGCGGCTACGGCGACGAGCTGCTGTGGGCGGCTCTGTGGCTTCACCGTGCGACGGGGAGGGAGGATTACTTGCGGTACGCGATCGATAACGCTCATGAGTTGGGTGGGACGGGATGGGACGTCTCAGAGTTCAGCTGGGACATCAAATATGCCGGCGTCCAAATTCTCGCTTCCAAG CTGTTGATGGAAGGGGGAAGACATCAACTACAAGACGAGCAAATCAGCATATTAGAGCAGTACAGATCGAGAGGCCAACACTACGTGTGCTCCTGCCTCGGCCTGAACACCAACGGCAGCAACGTCCGCCGCACCCCCGGCGGCCTCCTCTTCGTCCGGCAGTGGAACAACATGCAGTACGTGGCCAGCGCCAGCTTCCTCCTCACCGTCTTCGCCGACCACCTAGCCATGTCCTCCGGCGAGCCGGAGCTCCACTGCCCCCGGGGATCATTGAGCCCCCAAGACATGTTATCCTTCGTGAAGGCTCAGGTGGACTACATTCTGGGGTCCAACCCATTGCGGTTTAGCTACCTGGTGGGGTTTGGGCCCAAGTATCCCACCAGGGTGCACCACAGGGCGGCTTCCACCGTCTCCTACAAGGTGGACAGGTCCTTCATCGGCTGTGCCCAGGGCTACGACAAGTGGTTCGGCCGGCGGAGGAAGAACCCGAACGTGCTCGTCGGCGCCCTCGTCGGCGGCCCGGACGCCAAGGACGAGTTCAGGGACGTGAGAGGGAATTACATGCAGACGGAGGCGTGCACGTACAACACGGCGCCTATGGTCGGAGTATTCGCAAGGTTTTATCGGCCGATACACAAGTAA
- the LOC135645691 gene encoding protein EDS1L-like isoform X1, which produces MLCDDGRMALIPLCCSLSMAAHLSPSSPFLRHDNSAPSAAIFAFRASWSADDWLLAGVGSPFGEREIDAALFPWIKSVGNDTTAAVNGAFLRSFKKVLDTSRLQAEVHAAVADKKQIVFTGHSSGGSIAVLAAIWFLEQRQNFEGRGGQVDPFCVTFGSPLVGDGVFVHALQRENWARFFLHFVMAADIIPRCLLAPLSSFKDELEAILGFLCPKPLLFSPNTVMSSPVTFYRKVLGHALSVSNHQACLLMGCTNPLLEVLTGFVKLTPYRPVGAYVLCSRDGRLLCLRNSNSILHMLFYLFQDVRGADVEEVAHRSLEAHRLYEAMTRDHLNVQNIVSVDSSDSIPLTFTNGFDNKAQPVKTLLKDLDLCPLAFQSLEARLCLRAAAEWEKQRLRNQAKIDDNYSKIKEALSFLSDYRATCEVRGLGYYDTFKLQKDVEDFNANVKRLELAGLWDEIVEMLSRYELPDGFEGKQEWVKLGTQYRWLVEPLDIANYYRHSKNEDTGPYMVKGRPRRYRYTQRWLEHAERSPAGSCTESCFWALVEELCIDTGDGKPFLEVRSRVVDLEREVLRWVTKGSLGRDVFVSESTFARWWVTLPRQHRADSCIARFVNGEDMLETMEASI; this is translated from the exons ATGTTGTGTGACGACGGAAGGATGGCTCTCATCCCCCTCTGCTGCTCCCTCTCCATGGCAGCCCACCTTTCCCCTTCATCCCCTTTCCTCCGCCACGACAACTCTGCCCCTTCCGCGGCCATCTTCGCCTTCCGCGCCTCCTGGTCCGCCGACGATTGGCTGCTCGCCGGCGTTGGGTCACCGTTCGGCGAGCGGGAGATCGATGCCGCCCTCTTCCCCTGGATCAAGAGCGTCGGCAATGACACCACTGCTGCAGTCAACGGGGCCTTCCTCCGTTCCTTCAAGAAAGTGCTCGACACTTCTCGGCTTCAAGCTGAG GTGCATGCAGCTGTAGCAGACAAGAAGCAAATCGTGTTCACCGGGCACTCGTCGGGAGGCTCAATCGCGGTCCTTGCTGCCATCTGGTTCCTCGAACAACGCCAGAACTTTGAAGGCAGGGGTGGTCAGGTCGATCCTTTCTGTGTCACTTTTGGGTCTCCTCTTGTGGGAGACGGTGTCTTTGTTCACGCTCTCCAGCGAGAAAACTGGGCTCGCTTCTTCCTTCATTTTGTCATGGCGGCCGACATCATCCCCCGCTGTTTGCTGGCACCTCTGtcatctttcaaggatgaacTCGAGGCCATTCTCGGTTTCTTATGTCCAAAGCCGCTACTTTTCAGTCCCAACACCGTCATGAGCTCTCCGGTCACCTTCTACAGGAAAGTGCTTGGGCATGCTCTTTCCGTATCGAACCACCAAGCCTGTTTGCTCATGGGATGCACAAACCCATTGCTGGAAGTTCTAACTGGCTTTGTGAAGCTGACTCCTTACAGACCAGTCGGAGCATATGTTCTCTGTAGCCGCGATGGCAGGCTGCTCTGTCTCAGAAACTCGAATTCCATCTTGCATATGCTGTTCTACTTATTCCAAGATGTTCGTGGTGCCGATGTAGAGGAGGTTGCTCACAGAAGTTTAGAGGCGCACCGTCTTTATGAAGCAATGACAAGAGATCATTTGAATGTGCAGAACATAGTGTCAGTGGATTCTTCAGATTCAATCCCTCTCACCTTCACCAATGGATTTGACAACAAGGCGCAACCAGTCAAAACTCTGTTGAAAGATCTTGATTTG TGTCCATTGGCATTTCAGAGCCTGGAAGCTAGGCTATGTCTACGAGCAGCAGCAGAGTGGGAGAAGCAGAGACTGAGGAACCAGGCCAAGATCGACGACAACTACAGCAAGATAAAAGAAGCCCTCAGCTTTCTCAGCGACTACCGGGCGACATGCGAGGTGCGAGGACTCGGTTACTACGACACCTTCAAGCTCCAAAAGGACGTGGAAGACTTCAACGCCAACGTGAAGAGACTGGAGCTTGCAGGGCTGTGGGACGAGATAGTCGAGATGCTGAGCCGGTACGAGCTCCCTGATGGCTTCGAGGGAAAGCAAGAGTGGGTGAAGCTGGGCACGCAGTACCGCTGGTTGGTGGAGCCGCTGGACATCGCCAACTACTACCGGCACTCCAAGAACGAGGACACGGGGCCGTACATGGTGAAGGGCAGACCCAGGCGGTACAGATACACGCAGAGGTGGCTTGAGCACGCCGAGCGATCGCCTGCGGGTTCCTGCACGGAGTCATGTTTCTGGGCGTTGGTGGAGGAGCTCTGCATCGACACCGGCGATGGCAAGCCCTTCCTGGAAGTGAGATCCAGGGTGGTGGACCTCGAAAGGGAGGTGCTGCGGTGGGTAACCAAGGGGAGCCTGGGAAGAGATGTGTTTGTTAGCGAGTCTACCTTCGCGAGGTGGTGGGTGACGCTTCCGAGGCAGCACAGAGCAGACTCCTGCATTGCTAGGTTCGTGAATGGCGAAGACATGTTGGAGACGATGGAAGCTTCCATATGA
- the LOC135645691 gene encoding protein EDS1L-like isoform X2 — MLCDDGRMALIPLCCSLSMAAHLSPSSPFLRHDNSAPSAAIFAFRASWSADDWLLAGVGSPFGEREIDAALFPWIKSVGNDTTAAVNGAFLRSFKKVLDTSRLQAEVHAAVADKKQIVFTGHSSGGSIAVLAAIWFLEQRQNFEGRGGQVDPFCVTFGSPLVGDGVFVHALQRENWARFFLHFVMAADIIPRCLLAPLSSFKDELEAILGFLCPKPLLFSPNTVMSSPVTFYRKVLGHALSVSNHQACLLMGCTNPLLEVLTGFVKLTPYRPVGAYVLCSRDGRLLCLRNSNSILHMLFYLFQDVRGADVEEVAHRSLEAHRLYEAMTRDHLNVQNIVSVDSSDSIPLTFTNGFDNKAQPVKTLLKDLDLSLEARLCLRAAAEWEKQRLRNQAKIDDNYSKIKEALSFLSDYRATCEVRGLGYYDTFKLQKDVEDFNANVKRLELAGLWDEIVEMLSRYELPDGFEGKQEWVKLGTQYRWLVEPLDIANYYRHSKNEDTGPYMVKGRPRRYRYTQRWLEHAERSPAGSCTESCFWALVEELCIDTGDGKPFLEVRSRVVDLEREVLRWVTKGSLGRDVFVSESTFARWWVTLPRQHRADSCIARFVNGEDMLETMEASI, encoded by the exons ATGTTGTGTGACGACGGAAGGATGGCTCTCATCCCCCTCTGCTGCTCCCTCTCCATGGCAGCCCACCTTTCCCCTTCATCCCCTTTCCTCCGCCACGACAACTCTGCCCCTTCCGCGGCCATCTTCGCCTTCCGCGCCTCCTGGTCCGCCGACGATTGGCTGCTCGCCGGCGTTGGGTCACCGTTCGGCGAGCGGGAGATCGATGCCGCCCTCTTCCCCTGGATCAAGAGCGTCGGCAATGACACCACTGCTGCAGTCAACGGGGCCTTCCTCCGTTCCTTCAAGAAAGTGCTCGACACTTCTCGGCTTCAAGCTGAG GTGCATGCAGCTGTAGCAGACAAGAAGCAAATCGTGTTCACCGGGCACTCGTCGGGAGGCTCAATCGCGGTCCTTGCTGCCATCTGGTTCCTCGAACAACGCCAGAACTTTGAAGGCAGGGGTGGTCAGGTCGATCCTTTCTGTGTCACTTTTGGGTCTCCTCTTGTGGGAGACGGTGTCTTTGTTCACGCTCTCCAGCGAGAAAACTGGGCTCGCTTCTTCCTTCATTTTGTCATGGCGGCCGACATCATCCCCCGCTGTTTGCTGGCACCTCTGtcatctttcaaggatgaacTCGAGGCCATTCTCGGTTTCTTATGTCCAAAGCCGCTACTTTTCAGTCCCAACACCGTCATGAGCTCTCCGGTCACCTTCTACAGGAAAGTGCTTGGGCATGCTCTTTCCGTATCGAACCACCAAGCCTGTTTGCTCATGGGATGCACAAACCCATTGCTGGAAGTTCTAACTGGCTTTGTGAAGCTGACTCCTTACAGACCAGTCGGAGCATATGTTCTCTGTAGCCGCGATGGCAGGCTGCTCTGTCTCAGAAACTCGAATTCCATCTTGCATATGCTGTTCTACTTATTCCAAGATGTTCGTGGTGCCGATGTAGAGGAGGTTGCTCACAGAAGTTTAGAGGCGCACCGTCTTTATGAAGCAATGACAAGAGATCATTTGAATGTGCAGAACATAGTGTCAGTGGATTCTTCAGATTCAATCCCTCTCACCTTCACCAATGGATTTGACAACAAGGCGCAACCAGTCAAAACTCTGTTGAAAGATCTTGATTTG AGCCTGGAAGCTAGGCTATGTCTACGAGCAGCAGCAGAGTGGGAGAAGCAGAGACTGAGGAACCAGGCCAAGATCGACGACAACTACAGCAAGATAAAAGAAGCCCTCAGCTTTCTCAGCGACTACCGGGCGACATGCGAGGTGCGAGGACTCGGTTACTACGACACCTTCAAGCTCCAAAAGGACGTGGAAGACTTCAACGCCAACGTGAAGAGACTGGAGCTTGCAGGGCTGTGGGACGAGATAGTCGAGATGCTGAGCCGGTACGAGCTCCCTGATGGCTTCGAGGGAAAGCAAGAGTGGGTGAAGCTGGGCACGCAGTACCGCTGGTTGGTGGAGCCGCTGGACATCGCCAACTACTACCGGCACTCCAAGAACGAGGACACGGGGCCGTACATGGTGAAGGGCAGACCCAGGCGGTACAGATACACGCAGAGGTGGCTTGAGCACGCCGAGCGATCGCCTGCGGGTTCCTGCACGGAGTCATGTTTCTGGGCGTTGGTGGAGGAGCTCTGCATCGACACCGGCGATGGCAAGCCCTTCCTGGAAGTGAGATCCAGGGTGGTGGACCTCGAAAGGGAGGTGCTGCGGTGGGTAACCAAGGGGAGCCTGGGAAGAGATGTGTTTGTTAGCGAGTCTACCTTCGCGAGGTGGTGGGTGACGCTTCCGAGGCAGCACAGAGCAGACTCCTGCATTGCTAGGTTCGTGAATGGCGAAGACATGTTGGAGACGATGGAAGCTTCCATATGA